In the Gouania willdenowi unplaced genomic scaffold, fGouWil2.1 scaffold_22_arrow_ctg1, whole genome shotgun sequence genome, CATGTTGCAGGTGATGTTATAACTACTTGATTTAACGGCGTGTATTTGTCCTTACTGTCAGACGGTGAAGAGAGAGCCTGTGAAGGACCAGATTCTATGTATGTGAAGCTGATTTCCTCAGATGACCATGAATTCATTGTGAAAAGAGAACACGCCCTGGTATCAGGGACAATCAAAGCCATGTTGAGTGGGCCAGGTAAGGAAACAGCACTAAACAGAGCTTTTCTGATGTCTTGAAGACTTTTTCTAAGGAATCTTTTTATTAATGAGTGTAAACATTAGACAATGTTGTATCTACTAATGTTCAATCTGTCCAGAGTCACAGgtgttgtattttattgcaaagcACACACAGATTATAAGTAACAATGGGTCTGGATATCATTTGGGATGTTTGACCTTCTGTGACTTCATATGCAGGACAAATTGCTGAGAATGAAACCAACGAGATAAAGTTCAGGGAGATTCCCTCTCAAGTCCTGTCGAAGGTCTGTGAGTATTTCACCTACAAGGCCCAGCACACCAACAGCTCCACAGAGGTACCCAACTTCCCCGTCTCTCCAGAGATCAGCCTGGAACTGATCATTGCTGCAAACTTTTTGGATTGTTAAagttgaaaagaaaaacatcaaataatcatttatcaaagtgtcttttttccctttccaaaaaatattgCCTGGTTATCATGATCCcagtattgtttattgtttagtgAGCTTTGTAcatcataacataacataacactgACATTATGATAAACCCATGTGCGTGTGCCTCTGAGCGTGCTAGGCAGTGGAGGTCTAGTGGTTGAGGAAACAGGCTCACCTGGTCtatcattgtgggatgttgatcagtccctaaTACTTATTGATCCTGACTGGGTGCTAcaccatggctgcccactgctcctcagggaggggtttcATTACAGAACACATtctgtgtatgtagctttacaatATTTGTCATTTAACACATCTCATTTGGGATGATTATAAACCAACCATTATCATACCTTTTTTCCGTGTATTATTACAGAAGTAGAATTACACAacaaacaacatctcatcagacgGCTCAGCTTTAGCGCTTGGTCACTATTAGCAAAACAGCTACTGAGCAGAATGGCAAGTAACacagtacaaatactttgttacgtACTTAAGTAGGTTTTTCAGTTACTTTGTACTTTTAGAAGTGTCTACGTTTACTTTGTtacattttcaacataaatgttggtactttctactctTTACATTTCCCAAAAAGGCTcgttacttatatatatatatcagtggcggctgctggtctttcatgcaggggaagctcattttctgcctacttcagaaaatgtatctgtttatttaaatgtgaattctagtagaattcacattttgttgtcaacaactatttgtagattatcacacacgcacgcacgcgcgtagctgctgcgcgctggagtgtgagtgtttggtcaaaagtctcacaacacaagcagtaacagtctccacaaacaccaaaaacagacactaggtttgtcagaagttaattcgctatgagaggatcagcaaagtctccgtgtcaacacagagcaacggactgaaatatttgaaaaacccgcctgtgtgcttacaacgtcatactctctgattggctcatttcgctgtcaatcaaaattgaattagcctgagacagatcatccaatcatcatccattattccagcgtccggaacagacagatccagcccactgctccatagacctcctgtgaagcccggcgtccgatgggcgggactaagtgcgtcataaccgagcatttatccaatgagcgtctagtttgactgcagtggatcaacccctaaatcctctcccattgaagtcaattgaagctgaacttcaccactgtttattaacactgtgacgctgcggtaatgaatgaagaacgtcacgctgtcactgtcagtttcctgttataagaagctgattctgaactaaacatacatgtgttctgtcatatatttagtcaatgaaatgtacacacaacactacatatttgaccactgattttaggggaagctgaggttcccttgtagtcttaaagcatccgcatatatatatatggattagtggttagcacgtccgccccacagcaagaaggtcctgggttcaagccctggggtggacacttgggtcctttctgtgtggattttgcatgttctccccgtgctgcgtgggtttcctccgggtactccggcttcctcccacaatccaaaaacatgactgtaaggttgattggagtctctaaattgcccataggagtgaatgagagagtgaatggttgtctgtgtctgtgttgccctgtgatggactggcgccctgtccagggtgtacccccgcccagcgccctatgagagccggatattggcactggcagacccctgcgaccctgttaaacgggaataagcgggtatgaaaatggatggatatatatatatacatataaagttATATTAATCAAAGTCACAAACGTCttactaaaaatattttcaaaataaaagacaagcatttttttttgtgataaataaagaataaaggcCTCTGTAAAGTGTTTAGTGCTGATGTGTTGGAGTCTGTGTGACTGGTGGTGGGTAGTTAAACATGTAACTAACCCAGTGGAGGGTTTAGTTAGTATCACTAGGGCTTTTATTGTTGTGAGAGAGCGGtgtgcagtgtttacattgtTTAGTAGGAGTTTATTGGTGACCCAGTTAAAACAATACAGGTCAGTGTCCGCATAAATcagtgacaaacaaacaaaactaatggATAAAACattcttgtgcttttattttgaagagggtCAATTGAGCAAAAGAGGATAATGAATGAACACATCTAACATAAAGATTAAGGTAATTATGTTTCAAATTTAGTCAAATTAAGTATACTATCCAGTGTTTACCagttatattaaaaaatgacttttgctcgctttatatattatacaaaccttttcaaaataaaatagtaacatGCTGGCTttgtgataaatataaataacactgtttaaataaagccagtgatgtttggttgaacctgaggaattatttacattttattttttattgacagatattttaacttattttgaagAACAACAGGTTTTGCCGCTGGGTGGAGCTGCTTTATATACTTGGGTTGGACGGTTCATTGTAAAGATCGATGACtttgattatttgttgtttGCTACCTCTTCCCAGTTAAAGTGTTTCAGCTGTGGGGTGGAGGGACACCTCATTAGAGCATGTCCtgatcaatctggttttagatcaatccactccactgaaactgctcttctgaaagtttctagtgacgtgatgatggccgctgactctggtcgttacacagttttagttttacttgatctgacagctgcctttgatacagtagatcacagtatactggttgatccactcaaatctgagatgggttttctggtactgttctccaGTGTTTTATCTCAtacattaatggaagaacctttaatgttgctattaatgatgttatgtctaatatgtccaacctgtcatgtggagtagcccagggctctgttctggggcctgtttagtttttattgtatctgatgcctcttggtcggttaatccgtggttttaaaaatgtgtcgtatcatttttatgctgatgatatccagttgtactgctcctttaatgactcagagtttcactttttatccgaGATCTTAGACTgcatatcctgtatcaaaaactggttgtcatcaaattatctccagataaattcaaacaaaacagaaactctgatcattgctcctgataaaaacatcctctaattaaaaactctcttggtgatctggactcatctgttaaaaccagcctcagaaaccttggggttgtttttgatcagtccatgtctttggagggacattgtcgtcaattgactaaaaactgtttttaccacctgagaaatatctctaaagtgaggcatctattatcaaaatcagatctggaactggtcatacacgcatttatatcatctcgtattgactattgtaattctgtttttacttgttttaataagtcgaccctaaacagactccagatcgttcagaagctgctgtcagacttttaactggtgcttctagaacatcccacatcacccccattcttgctactctgcaaaATTGTTAACTCTGCTAAAttgttaacaaacaaaaattattatatttgaaatattaaataattcataTATACCTAATAATTCCAataaagcagacacaatagacccctaaataatatataatttgataatattaataaaatttctacctaaataaatgcttttgctATTCTGTACATACATGTTAAAGTTAATAGTATTCATAGCTCTGCTTGACAATGACATATATTCTCCTTTTTCTATGATAGTGTAATGTTGCTAGGCGACCAGCCTGCTAACTAAATGTTAGCTAAATACTCTCTGGGTTCTAGACTCAAACATGCTGTAATTCAGTCTTTAGATCAATGTGTCCAACTTGtgatacagtaaaatcaacaccactgtgaacatttgaacacactgtcagactcagatccacctttttcactcaatgatgttctgatgaacttactgcagcactgcccacagtagttgttgatgtaactcactttcctttacacaggagatctgatctttagatattggtgtatttttttattcagcctctgttgatcatcataacttcatagtatttattcagacattctcaacacagacacatggtgatacaggactgtggaccagaacatgttatcaggagatacaaatgatttcagcctgtctcactgtgcctgatagaaaatgtatcccctctataatcctcaggtgatggactaacatcatctgctttattctgtacacatttatcatcattcataATAAAACTAGTGAATTAGAACTAGTTTTATCAAACACAGCTAAAGTTATGGAGGACAGACAGACGTAAAAATGAGCTCCACTTGTGCCAGGCTTTTCAACATGATGTAAGAACTTTATGTCCTTGTCACACGAACCAagagggtccagctgcagaacctCCATGCCCCGCTCCGGAAGTGACATcatgaaatgaagaaaaaaatacaaaataaaaccgatAGCATAGCCATGTTGGCTAGGCATTTCCAGAAGGTTTATCTGGGTTTTAAGACCTTTGTTAACCGGATTCCTCAGtgttacattgaaaaaacaaagtataaagcACCTCATCAACAACATATAAACTGATCAGCATTTCTGTGAATGATGTTGATCGTTAGAGAcacaatagttttatttgtgctGCATTTCTATCACAACCTCTTTGTTTTAACCTTAAAACGGGGATAAATGTAGGAtaaattcaatgtttaaagATTCACAGCATTAATAccataaaactttaagtacaacacatgaaggtaaaatatttcattaagtccattttatgttatatattattttttagtgaTTAAAGTAATTCTTACAGCCCAGAGCTAATTGTTTtatgaaacaatatcaaaacgttCAACACATGGTTTTACATTAGACActttgtgttaatgttttatgtatgtttttttttttttttaaattgcaattttaaggttttactAGGATGGTGTCTTATGTGCTCATAATTTATGCACAATTGCATTAACATTACACTAGCAATAAATAATCATATGCAGAATCACATGGCTTGATAATCACTGTATATTATCTTTAAGTAAAAGCACAGCTTATAACTCAGATCTAGTAAAAGTAGACCTCAAGATATATAGTaattgctatatatatatatcataaatctaatattaatgacatcagtaaaatatacaaaaacgtACATTTAGTTACAGTTGTGAATAGGCATACTGTTATTAACTTATTAAGTATACAATGccagatacaaatacatttacattagaaCCACTAAAACTTAACTTGGTGAGAACTAacagtaaatgttacaaaaatcctTCTATAAGTTAGTTCCAAAGAAGCATCAAACCAGTAATGTTTAAGTTCTAAGTAATATGGATCATAATTTgctaaataaagacacaaataagtGGTTGACAAAAGTCAATATTTAGTAatgtcaaaaaaagtacaaattaagTTATGTAagatcaacacaaaacaatattaaacaaatacaatgggCTGTAAACATGATGAAACTTAAGGAAGACATCTGTTtagtgtctttatttaatttaattttaattcaactttatttataagaagccaactaaaagaaaaagtcacatcataacaaaatataacattaagaaaaaacaattctacataaacaagcatcagctacagtggagaaaaaaactctttttgaatagaagcttttattgttattgtacatATGTACAATATTAAGGTGGTCTCcaataatgacataaaacacacacttaaataaaatactggaaaaggaaAGACGTATAAATATACAATACCAAAAAACTACTCAGCAAACTTTATACATTaccatacacacaatataaaaatataaagtgaccagttaggagataaataaatataactcaGTGTATTACACTTTGATGTAGATTATTGCACATGTAGTTTGAGTCATGGGAGgaaaaaggttatttattgTTCATGGTTCTCATGGCCCAGGGATACAAACTGTTTGTCATTCTGGAGGTGGAGCTTTGATTGATCCGTATCTCCTTCAGAGGggagcagggtgggaggggtcagagaggatgggtgggaggggtcagagagGAGAGTCTGATGGTGGCCCAGGAGAGCTCCTCCTGGATGTGAacacccaggaacctgaaggaccaTACTTTCTCCACCAGGTCACCATTGATGATGAGAAGAGCGTAGTCTACCAGGTTCCTCCTGAAGGTGatggtgttgtgtgtttcttttggttATGTGTAGGgacatttattcagaataataagaggctacagtgaggatatttgaccattttagacTGTACTTTAGGTGAAAGAGTGGGAACTGGTGCAGCTGTTGAAGCAGGTTGTGAAGTAGAAGGAGTGACTAGGATAGGTTCAGTAGAGGTAGGTAGACATTGGGCACGTCTGCACATCTTGAGGTGAACTTCTATATGACTCACATCTCTGCACTGTAAAATACAACAGTAAATCAAcatctaaaacaaataaaagcaaaataaaatgattactacagacaaaaaatagaacaaggacaaaaataacttgtagaACTAATAggatcattgttttaatcagcaTTGATATCAGATGTGCATTTACACAATAGGCTGTCTGCGTCCATGTGAATCTTACcttaaaatgttattgtattttgcACATGGACATCAAAGTGCTTCTCCATATTAAATAACTTAAATGACTGTAGTTTTGGGCAAATGGGGCAGTGATACTGCTTGCAGCACGTTGTGCAGCAGCTCACCTCAGGTTTGACgtcttttttgaaaattgaaacgtgcatctgaaaaaaaaaaccgtttAAAACATTAACATCAGTGAGTGAACAAAGTTcatttggaaaaagttgctttaaTTCTACAACAACAAttcttattttgtttcaaaaccagaTATTTTCCGGTCTAGATGTAGAATCAAaggtactttttaaaaaaacaacaatatgttACCATTGGTATTTTGATTATCTTAAAACGAATCAGAAatgcatctttttttgtttatttggggAATGTGGTTTTccagtttctggttttaaatgaataaaacagaaaaacaatccatattttttaaatttggttttgaaactaaataaccaaagaacgtaGGGTACacgaatccgtgtatcattcattcatcgttatgtaacaaaaacatgaaaaaaaaaaacaattatttgatatttgtttccaaaaccaaaatgaaaaaacaaaaaatgccttgtttttcaaattcaagctcttttgcttcagtacagaaaacaaaaaacggaaaacaaacacctttattcattttctccatcacCGATTGGTCAAAGAACGTGACCCGGAAGTAAAGCGTTAAACATTCtgcgatatctttagctctgcaacacttaggagtctctaaatcctcctaaatgtctgtgaggaggttctgtgtccaACACCAGCGAAagtgaaaaggacacgtttctgatgcacagttggaagcagcgatcttatcATACCAAACTGGATGAGaatacacttccgggtcacgtactttggcaaatatgaaatatgatacACGGATTTATAACAAAATTTGGTCAGAGAATGATTTCTATGTAACAATCGACAAAACcttcaaatctacatttaaaatgtgtacagttttaatttacattatgacGAATCTCTGCTAAATAAGACAAACCATGCCATCCTTTTTTAATGGACacattaatacaataataactcAATTATATTTCCCAGGGTAAACTGTGAAACCGTTATTATAAAAACCCACTCGATTATGACTGTTATTACAATCTACTGGTATCAAAATTAACCCTTGCGACTAATTTCATTGGCACGACATAATAGAAAGCTTTAAAATTTTacctattttaaagaaaaattgccCACGTTAGCTcagcctcatttaaaaaaaaatgctaatgttGTGATTGTATTTTACATCAACAGATCTTCTGAAGAAACTAATAGTAATagtctgcagctggaccctctCGTCTGAACACCGCGAATGttgaaaattaataattttatcgataatttaacacaaataaaACTCTTTACTTACCATGTTCTGAGCAAGGCTGTTCCAAGAAACACGTGTACCGCTACTGTCTCGTCTAACAATAGAAGAAGagtagcttcttcttctttggttgttGATGGCAGTTGGCACCCAAAATGTTGCATTACTGCCACCTTCAGGAGAAAAGCTGCTGTGCAGGAACCCATATATGGAGGGTTAGCTTCCGGGCCAGGGGCATGGAGGAGCTGGGCATGGaggttctgcagctggacccctctcgcatattttgtgtttttcctgttgaaacAATCAGGGGTTCTCGTGACAAAAGcttcaaacaaacataaaaattgtttaaaaatgataataaattgtatatctatggatagttctgaagtagttgaaaagatctgatgcagtggaaacaaaaataatattaatagattacatttttattgcctttttatgAGACAGAGGTTTGTAGACAGGAGGAGTacaagtgttattttttttctttaaaactgtccttgttccaaaaataataatgcattaaaatcaataattatcaATAATTGTCATGGATTAGGCTGTATTATTAACATCAAACATATTTCactttgcaccttatttttgGGAGATATctcatatattgtgtttttgctgtttaaaatatcagaggttctcattataaaaaagttcatacaaacataaagggtttgaaaatgataataaattgtATATCTATGGATAGTTCTGAAGTAGTTGAAGAGATGcagtagaagtaaaaaaaaattactcatgcaatacatttttattgcactttaatgAGAGGGAACATTTGTGTACatgaagtgtacaagtgtatgtaaagATAAAGGAGTGTACAAGtgttcattagcatgttagctcagcttctgtaacatctcacagcttctccatcagctgctctgcatttcattatgaggtgcattcactttccccaggagagtgtgggaaaatagagtctctataggaaaccctaacatatgatccctgatatccaggttagaagagtgcttagattgatcagaaagagctgaactagtttgatctaaaacacttctttatcaaagtctcctctttacagtagaatatattcaaccattagcaggaggcagaaaatcccaggttgagtgaaggcagcacaggtgcaggtggttaattgttcaccctctcctctctgtgtgacctgactcactttgactttcacacgtcattgaacactaactaaaccagatacacagactcattgtgaccctgtattgactgtgtttggggccaatcagcatcacttctagattgtggatatccatcagatggtactattgatatgttcaacagtgataaacagtgaatgaaagctgcttcaactgtttactgttattaataattaaacttcacttcccttattaagagattttatgaactcacctgttcactggtgttgtggattatcctgcagctgctcccagggttttctccagtgctgttgcgcgtaggggaccccaatgttgtagtgatggagccccctacgctccgttttcagcaatgtagggagattttctgttgttttttcattttttaatcaatagtatcataataattgttgcacacttggacacaaagggacttccagatgttcacgggttttttaatctgaataatccagaaagacatacatcagcctcaccatctatttaatacaggcgatctggacggatgctccagtctttacctgaggacccctgcagccctttagctgcccctgatgctgcctgtgtgtatgtaataactGTCCATGTATATCTGGGTAAAATCtgagttttacatttatttggtgCTTCGCTGGTGTCtgtctgagtatgtttgagccttaaacagtgtagcttcaaccaggacgtagcatgtagcgacacatgaagctgtttgtcatgtttataactcacaaaggatcattctacatgtacACGCACGGATCTGATAATCATTAATGCATTAAAGTAACAGCTCTCACTTAACAAAGTTTTTTGTGCACACACAATGTGCGTGAGCCTAATCTGAGCCCATACTCACCTGTCCAGGAGCCGTTGGATGCTGTCGGATACTACCACCTGGCTTTGGCTGCAGTCATGGATCTGATCAACAAGAGATCCCAGCTGTAGCTGTGCACACGTCTGGATACCATCTACCACAACTTTCTGCTGGATCCACAACTCTCCCTCTTCTTTTACCAGAGAGCCAGAGGATTGGCTGCTGAGCTCAACGTCAGGAGCAGCAGCGCCCCCTAGAGCTCATCAACATCTGGACTGAGGAGACCCTGTACAAACctgtacatcatcatcatcatcatgatgaagaccaggggtggagcagccatttataaagtttattaaattaatttactaaaaccatgattaagctgttattaagtcactgattctcaacatgtggctctttatgtcttcattttaattattattcccccagaaaaccttaaaaaaggaaactttttaaaccctttttttaatctttttctttggctgttttacaactttctttgtcaaatttttgtctattttcaaaaatatatttttttaagattttagctccttttgccaattaATATccctttttgacaatttttgttgatttttaaaaaatttttttgccacttttcatccaaatatgctCATTTGGcctaaataacacttgtttcctttattcctgcattttgcctctttatgtttctctttttttgccctttttccaaaaacattgaCCCTTTTTGCCAATAGATAtccctttttcctcatttttgtccatttttttaagttctttttgacacttttatctaaAATTTGTCGATTCTTTGACCATTTTTAATCGCTTTTCATTCAAATGAGCCACCTTTAGCCcaatgttgtaaattagcacacGTGCTAACACACTCAAGACAATACTGGGTTACCAATGTAATTGTGATatccatatcaaataaagggaatcaatcaataaataacacttgtttccttttttcctacatttttcctctttctgttccacatttttgccctttttcactgttgtttgccactttttgctcatttaagctacttttagccatttcataccacctgtttcctcttttttgccactcttgactgttttagacccattttagtcacttttcactcttttattgccatgtttttgccacttttggaccattttttaccacttgttattcatttttcatcactttactcatcactgttaactctttgtttaccttagtcaaatggctggctgtgattggctgatcaccattcaatcaatctaactggatcaatacgttttcaacaattaattcctctgtaaaaagtgatggagatgatttttagttttaattaaagtggatgatgtaaaaaagacaattattctgaaatgtgtcgGTTTCTGAACCACTTTATTGTTGACGTAACAAAGATCTTAGAACtctcacattaacaaataaatgactttgatcaccatgctttccttttgttgtcatattggaatagtttttgtaacgttacacaacagatggattcactcagaaaacaatatacagatatatatatatatatatataatctgccGTGCTAAAAATATTGACCCCCCCAAaagtattagtatttattactaacacacaactacagagaTTACGCCgaactagaaaaaaaacaaaaataataatttcctgAAGATAATGTGACGATGAAACACATGCTGAACTCTGCATGAAGGAatgattttttaacagaaataaaacattattttttacagaaatgagTGAAATATCtttcaaaatgtttgtttaaacagattaaaaGATATATTGTTCAGTgcatgtttaatagtttttttttactttattaatatagtttaagtgaaggcacaacacgtttttttaaagaaaaaaaactttattcacattgttccattattacaaggtttcaaacagatttaaattaaactttagcctcgaggtgtggaaatatattaaaatgtgaatgactataaataataataataataatattaataataataataatggtaaaaagtaaataattcagggttttaaaaagtgaaaacctgattcaacatccatccatccattttcatacccgcttattcccatttaacagggtcgcaggggtctgccggtgccaatttccggctctcatagggcgctgggcgggggtacaccctggacagggcgccagtccatcacagggcaacacagacacagattcactctctcattcactcctatgggcaatttagagactccaatcaacctt is a window encoding:
- the LOC114459011 gene encoding elongin-C-like, with the protein product MMDGEERACEGPDSMYVKLISSDDHEFIVKREHALVSGTIKAMLSGPGQIAENETNEIKFREIPSQVLSKVCEYFTYKAQHTNSSTEVPNFPVSPEISLELIIAANFLDC